A single Streptomyces sp. 2114.4 DNA region contains:
- a CDS encoding protealysin inhibitor emfourin, with the protein MRIHVHRTGGFAGVDRRAEVDTAGRPDAEDWQNLAKDAVATGRTEPPVGVPDGFSYQITVDGRTVYCSDPRLTDEQRKLITKVMKEGA; encoded by the coding sequence ATGCGCATTCACGTTCATCGCACCGGCGGTTTTGCGGGCGTCGACCGCCGCGCCGAGGTCGACACCGCGGGCCGCCCGGACGCCGAGGACTGGCAGAACCTGGCCAAGGATGCCGTCGCCACCGGCCGCACCGAGCCCCCGGTCGGAGTACCGGACGGCTTCAGCTACCAGATCACCGTCGACGGCAGGACGGTCTACTGCTCCGACCCCCGGCTCACGGACGAACAGCGCAAGCTGATCACCAAGGTGATGAAGGAAGGGGCGTAG
- a CDS encoding glycoside hydrolase family 1 protein, producing MTTEPVPAPLPRFPRDFLWGVSTSAPQIEGAVEEDGRGRSVWDVFAAGAGRIKDGSDARVTTDHYHRYREDVGLLRELGVGAYRFSVAWPRVVPDGDGAVNGAGLDFYDRLVDALLAAGVAPVPTLFHWDTPQALEERGGWLRRETAERFAAYADVVAGRLGDRVERWITLNEPAEVTLLGYGLGQHAPGRQLLFDALPAAHHQLLGHGLAVQALRARGATDIGIANSHGPTWTASASEADTAAAGLYDLLLNRLFAEPVLLGRYPDEELAALLPGPVAEDLQVIAEPVDRYGINYYQPTLVGAPAAEGAAGTDEATGAGKAAGTDFGGIRLPPELPFAPREIEGYPRTDFGWPVVPEALTELLVSFRERYGDRLPPVVITENGCSYEGIEDRERIAFLDGHLRALHAAMAAGVDVRGYFVWSLMDNFEWAEGYARRFGLVHVDYATLKRTPKASYRWLQGVLREQARG from the coding sequence ATGACGACCGAACCGGTGCCCGCCCCGCTGCCCCGCTTCCCCCGTGACTTCTTATGGGGGGTGTCCACGTCCGCCCCGCAGATCGAGGGGGCGGTGGAGGAAGACGGGCGGGGGCGCTCCGTCTGGGATGTCTTCGCGGCGGGGGCAGGGCGGATCAAGGACGGGTCGGACGCCCGGGTGACGACCGACCACTACCACCGTTACCGGGAGGACGTGGGGCTGCTCCGGGAGCTCGGGGTCGGGGCGTACCGGTTCTCGGTGGCCTGGCCGCGGGTGGTGCCGGACGGGGACGGGGCGGTCAACGGCGCGGGGCTGGACTTCTACGACCGGCTGGTGGACGCGTTACTGGCGGCGGGCGTCGCACCGGTGCCGACGCTCTTCCACTGGGACACCCCGCAGGCGCTGGAAGAGCGCGGCGGCTGGCTCCGGCGGGAGACCGCCGAGCGCTTCGCGGCGTATGCGGACGTGGTGGCGGGGCGGCTCGGGGACCGGGTGGAGCGGTGGATCACGCTCAACGAGCCCGCCGAGGTGACCTTGCTGGGCTACGGGCTGGGACAGCATGCGCCGGGGCGGCAGCTGCTGTTCGACGCGCTGCCGGCCGCGCACCATCAACTGCTGGGACACGGGCTGGCCGTGCAGGCCCTGCGGGCCCGCGGGGCGACGGACATCGGGATCGCCAACTCGCACGGGCCGACCTGGACGGCGAGCGCATCGGAGGCGGACACCGCGGCGGCCGGCCTCTACGACCTGCTGCTCAACCGGCTGTTCGCGGAGCCGGTGCTGCTGGGCCGGTATCCGGACGAGGAGCTGGCGGCGCTGCTGCCGGGGCCGGTCGCGGAGGATCTGCAGGTCATCGCGGAGCCGGTGGACCGGTACGGGATCAACTACTACCAGCCGACGCTGGTGGGAGCCCCGGCAGCGGAGGGGGCCGCGGGGACGGATGAGGCCACGGGGGCGGGAAAGGCCGCGGGGACCGACTTCGGCGGGATCCGGCTGCCGCCCGAACTTCCCTTCGCTCCACGGGAGATCGAGGGCTACCCCCGCACCGATTTCGGCTGGCCGGTGGTACCGGAGGCGCTGACCGAGCTGCTGGTGTCGTTCCGGGAGCGGTACGGGGACCGGCTGCCGCCCGTCGTGATCACCGAGAACGGGTGCTCGTACGAGGGGATCGAGGACCGGGAGCGGATCGCGTTCCTGGACGGGCATCTGCGGGCGCTGCACGCGGCGATGGCGGCCGGGGTGGACGTGCGGGGCTACTTCGTGTGGTCGCTGATGGACAACTTCGAGTGGGCGGAGGGGTACGCCCGGCGGTTCGGCCTGGTGCACGTGGACTACGCGACGCTGAAGCGGACGCCCAAGGCCTCGTACCGCTGGCTGCAAGGCGTGCTGCGGGAGCAGGCACGGGGATGA
- a CDS encoding MFS transporter → MSGPAAPEALAEPSQPAGRAWTAALSLANGAIWVGWYGPLQILLALQAAELAPPGTPKESVLAWVTGAGAVVSMVANPLFGALSDRTASRFGRRTPWIAAGVAGGAGALALLAGARSVAVMVLGWCLVQLTLNAAFAAITAAVPDRVPRRQRGAVGGWLGAAQILGVVAGTGLATVAGGVAAGGAAEGGGATGGVTAGYLACAGFVVLGTLPYVLGHRDPVLPAGRRPRLSVRALAAGFWISPRRHPDLGWAWLTRFLINLGNALALLYLLYYLRDVLHRPDPGGGVLILTAVNGVTLLGTVVVGGFWSDRAGRRQPFVLWSGVIMTVATGLLAGWQTWPGALCAAALLGVGFGVFTAVDFALMTQVLPAAAHRGKDMGVINIANALPQVAAPALAAPIVHHLGGYRMLYAVAAAVGLVGALLVRRIRGVA, encoded by the coding sequence ATGAGCGGCCCGGCGGCTCCCGAGGCGCTTGCGGAGCCGTCACAGCCGGCAGGGCGGGCGTGGACCGCCGCGCTGTCGCTGGCCAACGGGGCGATCTGGGTCGGGTGGTACGGGCCGCTGCAGATCCTGCTGGCGCTGCAGGCCGCCGAGCTCGCGCCGCCGGGGACGCCGAAGGAGTCGGTGCTGGCGTGGGTGACGGGGGCGGGCGCCGTCGTCTCGATGGTGGCCAACCCGCTCTTCGGGGCGCTGTCGGACCGTACGGCCTCGCGGTTCGGGCGGCGTACGCCGTGGATCGCCGCGGGGGTCGCGGGCGGGGCCGGCGCGCTCGCCCTGCTGGCCGGGGCGCGCTCGGTGGCGGTGATGGTGCTGGGGTGGTGTCTGGTGCAGCTCACCCTCAATGCGGCCTTCGCGGCGATCACCGCGGCGGTGCCCGACCGGGTGCCGCGTCGGCAGCGTGGGGCGGTGGGCGGCTGGCTGGGTGCCGCGCAGATCCTGGGCGTGGTGGCCGGGACGGGCCTGGCGACGGTGGCGGGGGGCGTGGCCGCCGGAGGTGCGGCGGAAGGAGGCGGGGCCACGGGAGGAGTGACCGCGGGCTATCTGGCCTGCGCCGGTTTCGTGGTGCTGGGCACCCTGCCGTACGTGCTGGGGCACCGGGACCCGGTGCTGCCGGCCGGACGGCGCCCGCGGCTGAGCGTCCGGGCACTGGCCGCCGGGTTCTGGATCAGTCCGCGCCGCCATCCCGATCTGGGATGGGCCTGGCTGACCCGCTTCCTGATCAACCTGGGCAACGCACTGGCCCTGCTGTACCTGCTGTACTACCTGCGCGATGTGCTGCACCGTCCCGACCCGGGCGGCGGGGTGCTGATCCTGACCGCGGTCAACGGCGTGACCCTGCTGGGCACGGTCGTCGTCGGGGGCTTCTGGTCGGACCGGGCCGGGCGGCGGCAGCCGTTCGTGCTGTGGTCCGGGGTGATCATGACGGTGGCGACCGGGCTGCTGGCCGGCTGGCAGACCTGGCCGGGTGCGCTGTGCGCCGCGGCGCTGCTGGGGGTGGGGTTCGGCGTCTTCACCGCCGTCGACTTCGCGTTGATGACGCAGGTGCTGCCGGCCGCCGCGCACCGCGGCAAGGACATGGGCGTCATCAACATCGCCAACGCGCTGCCGCAGGTGGCCGCCCCCGCGCTGGCCGCGCCGATCGTCCATCACCTCGGCGGCTACCGGATGCTGTATGCCGTCGCGGCGGCGGTCGGGCTGGTGGGGGCGCTGCTGGTGCGCCGCATCCGGGGCGTGGCCTGA
- a CDS encoding GTPase Era — MGAMSVRTESSAAHRAGFACFVGRPNAGKSTLTNALVGTKVAITSNRPQTTRHTVRGIVHRPEAQLVLVDTPGLHKPRTLLGERLNDVVRTTWAEVDVIGFCLPADQKIGPGDRYIAAELAGIKKTPKVAIVTKTDLVDSKALAAQLIAIDQLGKELGIEWAEIVPVSAVALEEAGRSPSDKGGGGRGAGQVALLADLLVPMLPESPPLYPEGDLTDEPEQVMVAELIREAALEGVRDELPHSIAVVVEEMLPRQDRPAEKPLLDIHANVYIERPSQKGIIIGPKGKRLKEVGMKSRKHIEALLGTPVFLDLHVKVAKDWQRDPKQLRKLGF, encoded by the coding sequence ATGGGCGCCATGAGCGTTCGTACAGAGTCCTCCGCCGCGCACCGCGCCGGCTTCGCCTGCTTCGTCGGCCGCCCCAATGCGGGCAAGTCCACCCTCACGAACGCTCTCGTCGGCACGAAGGTGGCCATCACCTCCAACCGCCCGCAGACCACCCGCCACACGGTCCGCGGCATCGTGCACCGCCCCGAGGCGCAGCTGGTCCTCGTCGACACCCCCGGTCTGCACAAGCCGCGCACGCTGCTCGGTGAGCGGCTGAACGACGTCGTGCGGACCACCTGGGCCGAGGTGGACGTGATCGGCTTCTGCCTGCCCGCCGACCAGAAGATCGGCCCCGGCGACCGCTATATCGCGGCGGAGCTGGCGGGCATCAAGAAGACCCCCAAGGTCGCCATCGTCACCAAGACCGACCTCGTCGACTCCAAGGCGCTGGCCGCCCAGCTGATCGCCATCGACCAGCTCGGCAAGGAACTGGGCATCGAATGGGCCGAGATCGTTCCGGTCTCGGCGGTGGCATTGGAAGAGGCGGGGCGCAGCCCCTCGGACAAGGGCGGTGGCGGGCGAGGGGCCGGCCAGGTGGCGCTCCTCGCCGACCTGCTCGTGCCGATGCTCCCGGAGAGCCCGCCGCTCTACCCCGAGGGCGATCTCACCGACGAGCCCGAGCAGGTCATGGTCGCCGAGCTGATCCGTGAGGCCGCGCTGGAGGGCGTCCGCGACGAACTGCCGCACTCCATCGCGGTGGTCGTCGAGGAGATGCTGCCGCGCCAGGACCGCCCCGCCGAGAAGCCCCTCCTCGACATCCACGCGAATGTCTACATCGAGCGCCCCAGCCAGAAGGGGATCATCATCGGCCCCAAGGGCAAGCGCCTGAAGGAGGTCGGCATGAAGTCGCGCAAGCACATCGAGGCGCTGCTCGGCACGCCGGTCTTCCTGGATCTGCACGTCAAGGTCGCCAAGGACTGGCAGCGCGACCCGAAGCAGCTGCGCAAACTGGGCTTCTGA
- a CDS encoding cytidine deaminase, with the protein MSEAAPLDPEDRKIITLARSARARNGVPEGAAVRDETGRTYVAGTVALDSLQLSALQTAVAMAVASGATSLEAAAVVTDAERAADADRAAVRDLGGPATPVLVAGPDGTLRSTVPAGDAPA; encoded by the coding sequence ATGAGCGAAGCCGCACCGCTGGACCCGGAAGACCGCAAGATCATCACGCTTGCCCGCTCGGCGCGGGCCCGTAACGGAGTGCCCGAGGGCGCCGCCGTCCGCGACGAGACCGGCCGCACCTATGTCGCCGGCACCGTCGCCCTGGACTCGCTGCAGCTCAGCGCGCTGCAGACGGCCGTGGCGATGGCCGTCGCCAGCGGGGCCACGTCCCTGGAGGCCGCGGCCGTGGTCACCGACGCCGAGCGCGCGGCCGACGCGGACCGTGCGGCCGTACGGGACCTCGGCGGGCCCGCGACGCCCGTCCTGGTCGCCGGCCCCGACGGCACCCTGCGCAGCACCGTTCCGGCGGGCGACGCACCGGCCTGA
- a CDS encoding hemolysin family protein produces MTTQLIAVAVLLVVIAWLAACAEAGLARTTSFRAEEAVRSGRRGSAKLAAVAADPTRYLNVALLVRVGCEMAAGVLVTYACLRSFDKTWQALTVAIAVMVLVSYVAVGVSPRTIGRQHPLNTATAAAYVLLPLARVMGPVPQLLILLGNALTPGKGFRKGPFASEAELRSLVDLAEKESLIEDEERRMVHSVFQLGDTLVREVMVPRTDLVAVERFKTIRQALTLALRSGFSRIPVTGENEDDVVGVVYLKDLARKVHISRDAENELVSTAMRPAVFVPDTKNAGDLLREMQQDRNHVAVVIDEYGGTAGIVTIEDILEEIVGEITDEYDRELPPVEDLGDGRYRVTARLDIGDLGELYGLAELDDEDVETVGGLLAKLLGRVPIAGATAEVDLSEDASDPGLKALRLTAESPAGRRNKIITVVCEPVRSEGADVSEEPWAGGRSAG; encoded by the coding sequence ATGACCACCCAGCTGATCGCGGTCGCGGTCCTGCTCGTCGTGATCGCCTGGCTCGCCGCCTGTGCGGAAGCCGGTCTGGCCCGTACGACGAGTTTCCGGGCCGAGGAAGCCGTCCGCTCCGGCCGCCGCGGCAGCGCCAAGCTCGCCGCGGTCGCCGCCGACCCCACCCGCTACCTCAATGTCGCCCTGCTGGTGCGGGTCGGCTGCGAGATGGCCGCCGGTGTCCTGGTCACCTACGCCTGTCTGCGCTCCTTCGACAAGACGTGGCAGGCGCTGACGGTCGCCATCGCCGTGATGGTGCTGGTCTCCTATGTCGCCGTCGGCGTCTCGCCGCGGACCATCGGCCGCCAGCATCCGCTGAACACCGCGACCGCCGCCGCCTATGTGCTGCTGCCGCTGGCCCGCGTCATGGGCCCCGTCCCGCAGCTGCTGATCCTCCTCGGCAACGCCCTCACCCCGGGCAAGGGCTTCCGCAAGGGCCCGTTCGCCTCCGAGGCCGAGCTGCGCTCGCTGGTCGACCTCGCGGAGAAGGAGTCGCTGATCGAGGACGAGGAGCGCCGGATGGTGCACTCCGTCTTCCAGCTCGGCGACACCCTCGTCCGCGAGGTGATGGTGCCGCGCACGGACCTGGTCGCCGTCGAGCGCTTCAAGACCATCCGCCAGGCGCTCACCCTGGCCTTGCGCTCCGGCTTCTCGCGCATCCCGGTGACCGGCGAGAACGAGGACGATGTCGTCGGCGTGGTCTACCTCAAGGACCTCGCCCGCAAGGTCCACATCAGCCGCGACGCCGAGAACGAGCTGGTCTCCACGGCCATGCGCCCCGCCGTCTTCGTCCCCGACACCAAGAATGCCGGTGATCTGCTGCGCGAAATGCAGCAGGACCGCAATCATGTCGCGGTGGTCATCGACGAATACGGCGGCACCGCCGGCATTGTCACCATCGAGGACATCCTGGAAGAGATCGTCGGCGAGATCACCGACGAATACGACCGGGAACTGCCGCCCGTCGAAGATCTCGGCGACGGGCGCTATCGCGTCACCGCCCGGCTGGACATCGGCGACCTCGGCGAGCTGTACGGGCTGGCCGAGCTGGACGACGAGGACGTCGAAACGGTCGGCGGGCTGCTCGCCAAGCTCCTGGGCCGGGTGCCCATCGCCGGCGCCACCGCTGAGGTCGACCTCTCCGAGGACGCGTCGGACCCGGGCCTGAAGGCGCTCCGGCTGACCGCGGAGTCCCCGGCCGGCCGCCGCAACAAGATCATCACGGTGGTCTGCGAACCGGTGCGCAGCGAGGGTGCGGACGTGTCCGAGGAGCCTTGGGCGGGCGGCCGTTCCGCCGGCTGA
- the ybeY gene encoding rRNA maturation RNase YbeY yields MSIDVNNESGTAVDEQAILDVARYAVARMRIHPLSELSVIVVDAEAMEQLHLQWMDLPGPTDVMSFPMDELRPPAKDDEEPPQGLLGDIVLCPEVAKKQGEEAPTGHSMDEELQLLTVHGVLHLLGYDHEEPDEKAEMFGLQAAIIDGWRTEQGLTGPSPAPTVT; encoded by the coding sequence ATGTCCATCGACGTCAACAACGAGTCCGGCACGGCCGTCGACGAGCAGGCCATCCTGGATGTCGCCCGCTACGCCGTCGCCCGGATGCGTATCCACCCGCTCTCCGAGCTGTCCGTGATCGTCGTGGACGCCGAGGCCATGGAACAGCTCCATCTCCAGTGGATGGACCTGCCGGGACCGACCGATGTCATGTCCTTCCCGATGGACGAGCTGCGTCCGCCGGCGAAGGACGACGAGGAGCCCCCGCAGGGTCTCCTCGGCGACATCGTGCTGTGCCCCGAGGTCGCCAAGAAGCAGGGCGAGGAGGCCCCGACGGGGCACAGCATGGACGAAGAGCTCCAGCTGCTCACCGTCCACGGCGTGCTCCACCTCCTCGGCTACGACCACGAAGAGCCGGACGAGAAGGCCGAGATGTTCGGCCTGCAGGCGGCGATCATCGACGGCTGGCGGACCGAACAGGGCCTGACCGGGCCCTCGCCGGCCCCCACTGTGACCTGA
- a CDS encoding PhoH family protein, giving the protein MTQTPMQPPARAQFTVPAKHPMVTVLGSGDSLLRVIEKAFPATDIHVRGNEVSAVGDAAEVALVQRLFDEMMLVLRTGQPMTEDAVERSIAMLRAAEDGEGAVSETPAEVLTQNILSNRGRTIRPKTLNQKRYVDAIDEHTVVFGIGPAGTGKTYLAMAKAVQALQAKQVNRIILTRPAVEAGERLGFLPGTLYEKIDPYLRPLYDALHDMLDPDSIPRLMAAGTIEVAPLAYMRGRTLNDAFIILDEAQNTNPEQMKMFLTRLGFDSKIVITGDVTQVDLPGGTKSGLRQVRDILDGVDDVHFSLLTSQDVVRHKLVGRIVDAYEKYDSRNGK; this is encoded by the coding sequence ATGACGCAGACACCCATGCAACCGCCCGCGCGCGCCCAGTTCACCGTCCCGGCCAAGCACCCGATGGTCACGGTCCTGGGATCCGGAGACTCCCTTCTGCGCGTGATCGAAAAGGCCTTCCCGGCGACCGACATCCATGTCCGGGGCAACGAAGTCAGTGCGGTCGGCGACGCCGCCGAGGTCGCTCTGGTCCAGCGCCTCTTCGACGAGATGATGCTGGTGCTCCGCACCGGACAACCGATGACGGAGGACGCAGTGGAACGCTCCATCGCCATGCTGCGCGCGGCGGAGGACGGCGAGGGAGCGGTGAGTGAGACACCCGCCGAGGTGCTCACCCAGAACATCCTGTCCAACCGCGGCCGCACGATCCGGCCCAAGACCCTCAACCAGAAGCGCTACGTCGACGCCATCGACGAGCACACGGTGGTCTTCGGCATCGGCCCGGCCGGCACCGGCAAGACCTACCTCGCGATGGCGAAGGCCGTGCAGGCGCTGCAGGCCAAGCAGGTCAACCGCATCATCCTGACCCGCCCCGCGGTCGAGGCCGGCGAACGGCTCGGTTTCCTGCCCGGCACCCTCTACGAGAAGATCGACCCGTATCTGCGCCCGCTCTACGACGCGCTGCACGACATGCTCGACCCCGACTCCATCCCGCGCCTGATGGCCGCGGGCACGATCGAGGTCGCTCCGCTGGCATATATGCGCGGAAGAACGCTCAATGACGCGTTCATCATCCTCGACGAGGCACAGAACACGAACCCCGAGCAGATGAAGATGTTCCTCACCCGCCTCGGTTTCGACTCGAAGATCGTCATCACCGGCGATGTCACCCAGGTCGACCTCCCCGGCGGCACGAAGAGCGGTCTGCGCCAGGTCCGGGACATCCTGGACGGCGTCGACGATGTGCATTTCTCCCTGCTCACCAGCCAGGACGTGGTCCGCCACAAGCTGGTCGGCCGTATCGTCGACGCCTACGAGAAGTACGACAGCCGCAACGGCAAGTGA
- a CDS encoding carbohydrate kinase family protein: MSSRRDDLLPAGPAAVPPALDPLAAVRADGDPYTDVYLTGTVFLDIIFTGLDSAPVRGTESWARGMGSSPGGVANMATALARLGLRTSLAAAFGDDHYGEYCWEALEQGEGIDLALSRTVPGWHSPVTVSMAYEGERTMVSHGHEAPPPDFAFDGKHAPGCPPPSRACIASLVPGRREGWLGCAAGRGSRIFADVGWDDTGRWDPADLADLEHCEAFLPNAEEAMRYTRTNSPRDAAHKLADRVPLAVVTLGAEGAYAVDGRTGESAEVPAIAVEELDPTGAGDVFVAGFVTGTLADWPLADRLAFAGLSAALSVQEFGGSLSAPGWAEIAGWWQQVRAYEAGAPGALRRQYAFLDEVLPAAYRPAPLARAVPTIGFRRPA; the protein is encoded by the coding sequence GTGAGCAGCCGACGCGATGACCTTTTGCCCGCGGGACCGGCCGCAGTGCCACCGGCCCTCGATCCGCTCGCCGCGGTGCGCGCCGACGGCGATCCGTACACCGACGTCTATCTCACCGGCACCGTCTTCCTGGACATCATCTTCACCGGCCTGGACAGCGCCCCCGTCCGCGGCACCGAATCGTGGGCCCGCGGTATGGGCTCCAGCCCCGGCGGCGTCGCCAACATGGCCACCGCGCTGGCCCGGCTCGGCCTGCGCACCTCCCTGGCCGCCGCGTTCGGCGACGACCACTACGGCGAGTACTGCTGGGAAGCGCTCGAACAGGGCGAGGGCATCGACCTGGCGCTGTCCCGCACCGTCCCCGGCTGGCACTCCCCGGTCACCGTCTCCATGGCGTACGAGGGCGAGCGCACGATGGTCTCGCACGGCCACGAGGCGCCGCCGCCCGACTTCGCCTTCGACGGCAAGCACGCCCCGGGCTGCCCGCCGCCGTCCCGCGCCTGCATCGCCTCGCTGGTACCGGGCCGCCGGGAGGGCTGGCTGGGCTGCGCGGCCGGCCGCGGCAGCCGCATCTTCGCGGACGTGGGCTGGGACGACACCGGCCGCTGGGACCCGGCCGACCTCGCCGACCTCGAACACTGCGAGGCGTTCCTGCCCAACGCCGAGGAGGCGATGCGCTACACCCGCACCAACTCCCCGCGCGACGCCGCGCACAAGCTCGCCGACCGGGTGCCGCTGGCGGTGGTCACGCTGGGTGCCGAGGGCGCCTACGCGGTGGACGGGCGGACCGGGGAGAGCGCCGAGGTGCCCGCCATCGCCGTGGAGGAGCTGGATCCCACGGGCGCCGGCGATGTCTTCGTGGCCGGATTCGTCACCGGCACCCTCGCCGACTGGCCGCTCGCCGACCGGCTCGCCTTCGCGGGGCTGAGCGCCGCGCTGTCCGTCCAGGAATTCGGCGGCTCGCTGTCCGCACCGGGGTGGGCCGAGATCGCCGGCTGGTGGCAGCAGGTGCGCGCCTACGAGGCGGGTGCGCCGGGCGCGCTGCGCCGCCAGTACGCCTTCCTCGACGAGGTGCTGCCCGCGGCCTACCGGCCCGCTCCGCTGGCCCGCGCCGTCCCCACGATCGGCTTCCGCCGCCCGGCCTGA
- a CDS encoding 6-phospho-beta-glucosidase has product MRLTILGGGGFRVPLVYRALLDDPAHAVSEVVLHDTDPRRVAVIAEVLTRLARGHPAPVPVRVENRLDDALAGAGFVFSAIRVGGTAGRIRDERIPLSEGVLGQETVGAGGVLYGLRTVPVALHIAERIAVLAPEAWVINFTNPAGTVTEAMSQVLGDRVIGICDSPVGLVRRAARAAGVDPAAFDDTGRVGYDYVGLNHLGWLRSLTLDGTELLPGLLADDAALGSFEEGRLFGADWLRTLGALPNEYLHYYYFRRETLGSVRDTAETRGEFLDQQQGGFFERAASAGGPEGAYELWERTRLEREETYMAHSRAASGGWQRDSHDLEGGGYDRVALALMHAIVGDSGTRLILNVRNGTTVPQLAPDAIVETVCEVTSQGARPLPCAPLPEDQLGLMLQVKAVERATVEAAVYKDRDAALRALALHPLVDSPAVAARILERAAREA; this is encoded by the coding sequence ATGAGGCTGACGATTCTGGGCGGGGGCGGCTTCCGGGTGCCGCTGGTCTACCGCGCGCTGCTGGACGACCCGGCGCACGCCGTCTCCGAGGTGGTGCTGCACGACACCGATCCGCGCCGGGTGGCGGTGATCGCCGAGGTGCTGACGCGGCTGGCGCGGGGGCATCCGGCGCCGGTGCCCGTACGGGTCGAGAACCGGCTGGACGATGCGCTGGCCGGGGCCGGCTTCGTCTTCTCGGCGATCCGGGTGGGCGGCACGGCAGGCCGGATCCGCGACGAGCGGATCCCGCTGTCCGAGGGGGTGCTCGGCCAGGAGACGGTCGGCGCGGGCGGTGTCCTCTACGGCCTGCGGACGGTCCCGGTGGCCCTGCACATCGCCGAGCGGATCGCGGTTCTCGCCCCCGAGGCGTGGGTCATCAACTTCACCAACCCGGCGGGCACGGTCACCGAGGCGATGTCCCAGGTGCTGGGCGACCGGGTCATCGGGATCTGCGATTCGCCGGTGGGGCTGGTGCGCCGGGCGGCACGGGCGGCCGGCGTGGACCCGGCGGCCTTCGACGACACCGGCCGGGTCGGCTACGACTACGTGGGGCTCAACCACCTCGGCTGGCTGCGGTCGTTGACACTGGACGGCACCGAGCTGCTGCCGGGGCTGCTCGCCGACGACGCCGCGCTGGGCTCCTTCGAGGAGGGCCGGCTCTTCGGCGCCGACTGGCTGCGGACCCTGGGCGCACTGCCCAACGAGTACCTGCACTACTACTACTTCCGCCGCGAAACCCTCGGCTCCGTACGGGACACCGCCGAGACCCGCGGTGAATTCCTCGACCAGCAGCAGGGCGGCTTCTTCGAGCGGGCCGCGTCAGCCGGCGGTCCGGAGGGGGCGTACGAGCTGTGGGAGCGCACCCGGCTGGAGCGCGAGGAGACGTATATGGCGCACAGCAGGGCGGCCAGTGGCGGCTGGCAGCGCGACAGCCACGACCTGGAGGGCGGTGGCTACGACCGGGTGGCGCTGGCGTTGATGCACGCCATCGTGGGCGACAGCGGGACCCGGCTGATCCTCAACGTCCGCAACGGGACGACGGTGCCGCAGCTGGCGCCGGACGCGATCGTGGAGACGGTGTGCGAGGTGACGTCGCAGGGCGCCAGGCCGCTGCCCTGCGCGCCGCTGCCCGAGGACCAGTTGGGGCTGATGCTGCAGGTCAAGGCGGTGGAGCGGGCGACGGTGGAGGCGGCGGTCTACAAGGACAGGGACGCCGCGCTGCGGGCGCTGGCGCTGCATCCGCTGGTGGACTCCCCCGCGGTGGCCGCCCGCATCCTGGAACGGGCGGCCAGGGAGGCGTGA
- a CDS encoding MBL fold metallo-hydrolase: protein MAARIDHLVTSGTFSLDGGTWDVDNNVWIVGDDDEAIVIDASHDPDAILEALGGRTLRAIVCTHGHDDHIDAAPALASRTGARIHLHPADLPLWKMTHADTAPDAELADGQVLTIAGTDLTVLHTPGHAPGAVCLHAPDLGTVFTGDTLFQGGPGATGRSFSDFPTIVASIRDRLLTLPPTTQVRTGHGDSTTIGAEAPHLDEWIKRGH from the coding sequence ATGGCGGCCCGCATCGACCACCTGGTCACCTCCGGAACCTTCTCCCTCGACGGCGGCACCTGGGACGTCGACAACAACGTATGGATCGTCGGCGACGACGACGAGGCGATCGTCATCGACGCCTCCCATGACCCCGACGCCATCCTCGAAGCCCTCGGCGGCCGGACACTGCGCGCGATCGTCTGCACCCATGGGCACGACGACCACATCGACGCGGCCCCGGCGCTGGCCTCCCGCACCGGCGCCCGGATCCATCTGCACCCCGCCGACCTGCCGTTGTGGAAGATGACCCACGCGGACACGGCGCCGGACGCGGAGCTGGCGGACGGCCAGGTGCTGACCATCGCCGGTACGGATCTGACCGTGCTGCACACCCCGGGCCACGCGCCCGGCGCGGTCTGCCTCCACGCCCCCGACCTGGGCACCGTCTTCACCGGCGACACCCTCTTCCAGGGCGGCCCCGGCGCCACCGGCCGGTCCTTCTCGGACTTCCCGACGATCGTGGCCTCGATCCGGGACCGGCTGCTGACCCTGCCGCCCACGACCCAGGTCCGCACCGGACACGGCGACTCCACGACGATCGGGGCGGAGGCCCCGCATCTGGACGAGTGGATCAAGCGGGGGCACTGA